A stretch of Arachis hypogaea cultivar Tifrunner chromosome 15, arahy.Tifrunner.gnm2.J5K5, whole genome shotgun sequence DNA encodes these proteins:
- the LOC112751170 gene encoding uncharacterized protein: MNPKVLFLFGLLLNLVSNSFQNPNPKTPNSKISKAHVELTNYGFPVGLLPATTVLGYAVNDTSGDFSVRLGGACKITLPPDNYIATYSKTIKGKIVKGKIAELDGIRVRAFFKWWSITGIRSSGDDIVFEVGMVTAKYPSKNFDESPPCEGQHSSS, translated from the coding sequence atGAATCCCAAAGTTCTCTTCCTCTTCGGACTTCTCCTAAATCTCGTTTCCAATTCGTtccaaaaccctaaccctaaaaccccAAATTCGAAGATATCAAAGGCTCATGTTGAGCTCACGAACTATGGCTTTCCAGTGGGGTTATTGCCGGCGACAACCGTGTTGGGCTACGCCGTGAACGACACTTCCGGCGATTTCTCCGTCAGGCTCGGCGGCGCGTGCAAGATCACGCTCCCGCCGGACAACTACATCGCCACGTACTCCAAAACCATCAAGGGGAAGATCGTGAAGGGGAAAATTGCGGAGCTTGATGGGATTAGGGTTCGCGCGTTCTTCAAGTGGTGGTCCATCACGGGAATAAGGTCCTCCGGTGACGACATTGTTTTCGAAGTCGGAATGGTCACCGCCAAGTACCCGTCAAAGAACTTCGACGAGAGCCCCCCTTGCGAGGGACAACACTCCTCTTCCTGA
- the LOC112751172 gene encoding protein SODIUM POTASSIUM ROOT DEFECTIVE 2 encodes MGKLGKMLDTFCFSSSSSSSASSTTSCFCISSMDYDEDDEFEAKPLIATDDSHHNKLRLKDVVAGKQTLAFQLKPKIVMLRVSMHCYGCAKKVEKHISKLEGVSSYKVDLETKMVVVMGDILPFEVLQSVSKVKNAELWNEMNE; translated from the exons ATGGGGAAACTAGGTAAAATGCTAgacactttttgtttttcttcttcttcttcttcttctgcttcatCAACCACTTCTTGCTTCTGCATAAGCTCCATGGattatgatgaagatgatgagtttGAGGCAAAGCCATTGATTGCAACTGATGATAGTCATCATAATAAGCTAAGATTGAAGGATGTTGTCGCTGGAAAACAGACATTGGCTTTTCAATTGAAACCAAAg ATAGTGATGTTGAGGGTATCTATGCATTGCTATGGATGCGCTAAAAAAGTTGAGAAACATATCTCAAAGTTGGAAG GAGTGAGCTCATACAAGGTGGATCTAGAAACAAAAATGGTAGTTGTTATGGGAGACATTCTTCCCTTTGAAGTGTTGCAAAGTGTCTCTAAGGTGAAAAATGCTGAGCTTTggaatgaaatgaatgaataa